From Streptomyces sp. NBC_01460, a single genomic window includes:
- the pepN gene encoding aminopeptidase N, with protein MPGENLSRDEARERAELLTVDGYEVALDLRSAVGEPDGGDDAGPRTFRSQTTVRFRAARAGASTFADLLAPSVTAVTLNGRDLDPAAVFDGTRIALEDLAGGENVLVVDARCAYSRTGEGMHRFVDPEDGEVYLYTQYEPADARRVFANFEQPDLKAPYRFEVTAPEGWQVRSNGAEESHEGEVHRFAETLPISTYITVVVAGPYHYVSDTYTRTFDDGTKLEIPLGAMCRKGLARHFDADDVFLITKQGLDFFHDHFDYPYPFGKYDQAFVPEYNLGAMENPGLVTFREEYIYRGKVTSASYERRANVILHEMAHMWFGDLVTMRWWDDLWLKESFADFMGTFSMVEATRFTNGWITFANNRKSWAYRADQLPSTHPITADIRDLEDAKLNFDGITYAKGASVLKQLVAYVGRDAFLEGARRYFKRHAFGNTRLGDLLSVLAETSGRDMTAWSRAWLQTAGVNVLTPVVTYDGEGRIAELAVTQEAAASHPELRPHRVAVGLYRLSPEGELVRYARAETDVAGARTVVTELAGAEKPDLVLVNDDDLTYCKVRFDEVSLGTLREHLGDITDPLARALCWSALWNLTRDALLPARDFVSLVLSSAGRESDIGVLQMLHAWAQSALVHYAAPAWREEGARALAEGARAELRRAEPGSQHQLTWARFFAAVAASDEDFELLGGLLHGSAVIDGLDVDQELRWAFLSSLVSYGKADEAAVDAELALDDTASGKRHHVRCLASRPSAAVKAQAWATVVESDKLSNALVGATIAGFEQPSQRELLAPYTASYFEAIERVWAERSIQIGMDVVKGLFPGLQDDPATLTATDAWLTSHPDAAPALRRLVLEARDDLARALRGQERDAAA; from the coding sequence GTGCCCGGTGAGAACCTGTCCCGCGACGAGGCCCGCGAGAGGGCCGAGCTGCTGACCGTCGACGGTTACGAGGTCGCCCTCGACCTCCGTTCCGCCGTCGGTGAGCCCGACGGGGGCGACGACGCCGGTCCGCGCACCTTCCGCTCGCAGACCACGGTCCGCTTCCGCGCCGCCCGCGCCGGAGCGTCGACCTTCGCCGATCTGCTGGCCCCCTCCGTGACCGCGGTGACCCTGAACGGCCGGGACCTGGACCCCGCGGCCGTCTTCGACGGGACCCGCATCGCGCTGGAGGACCTCGCCGGCGGCGAGAACGTCCTGGTCGTCGACGCGCGGTGCGCGTACAGCCGGACCGGCGAGGGCATGCACCGCTTCGTCGACCCGGAGGACGGCGAGGTCTACCTCTACACGCAGTACGAGCCGGCCGACGCACGGCGCGTCTTCGCCAACTTCGAGCAGCCCGACCTCAAGGCGCCCTACCGCTTCGAGGTCACGGCGCCCGAGGGCTGGCAGGTCCGGAGCAACGGCGCCGAGGAGTCCCACGAGGGCGAGGTCCACCGGTTCGCGGAGACCCTGCCGATCTCGACGTACATCACGGTGGTCGTCGCGGGTCCGTACCACTACGTGAGCGACACCTACACGCGTACGTTCGACGACGGTACGAAGCTGGAGATCCCGCTCGGCGCGATGTGCCGCAAGGGGCTCGCGCGCCACTTCGACGCGGACGACGTCTTCCTGATCACCAAGCAGGGCCTGGACTTCTTCCACGACCACTTCGACTACCCGTACCCGTTCGGGAAGTACGACCAGGCGTTCGTGCCCGAGTACAACCTCGGCGCCATGGAGAACCCCGGTCTCGTCACCTTCCGCGAGGAGTACATCTACCGCGGCAAGGTCACCTCGGCCTCCTACGAGCGCCGCGCCAACGTCATCCTGCACGAGATGGCGCACATGTGGTTCGGCGACCTGGTCACCATGCGGTGGTGGGACGACCTGTGGCTGAAGGAGTCCTTCGCGGACTTCATGGGGACCTTCTCGATGGTGGAGGCGACGCGCTTCACCAACGGCTGGATCACCTTCGCCAACAACCGCAAGTCCTGGGCCTACCGCGCCGACCAGCTGCCGTCCACGCACCCGATCACGGCCGACATCCGTGACCTGGAGGACGCCAAGCTGAACTTCGACGGCATCACGTACGCCAAGGGCGCCTCGGTGCTGAAGCAGCTCGTGGCGTACGTGGGACGGGACGCGTTCCTGGAGGGCGCGCGCCGCTACTTCAAGCGGCACGCGTTCGGGAACACGCGGCTGGGCGACCTGCTCTCGGTGCTGGCCGAGACCTCCGGTCGCGACATGACGGCCTGGTCGCGCGCCTGGCTCCAGACGGCGGGCGTCAACGTCCTCACACCGGTCGTGACGTACGACGGCGAGGGCCGGATCGCGGAGCTCGCCGTGACGCAGGAGGCCGCGGCCTCCCACCCCGAGCTGCGGCCGCACCGGGTCGCGGTGGGCCTGTACCGGCTCTCCCCCGAGGGCGAGCTCGTGCGGTACGCCCGCGCGGAGACCGACGTCGCGGGCGCGCGGACCGTGGTCACCGAGCTGGCGGGGGCCGAGAAGCCCGACCTGGTCCTGGTCAACGACGACGACCTCACCTACTGCAAGGTCCGCTTCGACGAGGTGTCCCTGGGCACCCTGCGCGAGCACCTCGGTGACATCACGGACCCGCTGGCGCGGGCGCTGTGCTGGTCCGCGCTGTGGAACCTGACCCGGGACGCCCTGCTGCCGGCCCGGGACTTCGTGTCCCTCGTACTGTCGTCCGCGGGCCGTGAGTCGGACATCGGCGTCCTGCAGATGCTGCACGCCTGGGCTCAGTCGGCGCTCGTGCACTACGCCGCGCCCGCCTGGCGCGAGGAGGGCGCCCGGGCGCTGGCCGAGGGCGCCCGGGCGGAGCTGCGGCGCGCGGAGCCGGGCAGCCAGCACCAGCTGACGTGGGCCAGGTTCTTCGCGGCCGTCGCGGCGTCGGACGAGGACTTCGAGCTGCTGGGCGGGCTGCTCCACGGTTCGGCCGTGATCGACGGACTGGACGTGGACCAGGAGCTCCGCTGGGCGTTCCTGTCCTCTCTCGTCTCGTACGGGAAGGCCGACGAGGCCGCCGTCGACGCCGAACTGGCCCTCGACGACACCGCGTCCGGCAAGCGGCACCACGTACGGTGCCTGGCCTCGCGTCCCTCCGCCGCGGTCAAGGCGCAGGCGTGGGCGACGGTCGTGGAGTCGGACAAGCTCTCCAACGCCCTCGTCGGCGCGACGATCGCCGGCTTCGAGCAGCCCTCCCAGCGGGAGCTGCTGGCCCCGTACACGGCGTCCTACTTCGAGGCGATCGAGCGGGTGTGGGCCGAGCGTTCCATCCAGATCGGCATGGACGTCGTCAAGGGCCTGTTCCCCGGGCTGCAGGACGATCCCGCGACCCTCACCGCGACGGACGCGTGGCTGACCTCGCACCCGGACGCGGCACCGGCGCTGCGGCGGCTGGTCCTGGAGGCGCGGGACGACCTGGCGCGGGCGCTCCGGGGGCAGGAGCGCGACGCGGCGGCGTGA